One Zeugodacus cucurbitae isolate PBARC_wt_2022May chromosome 3, idZeuCucr1.2, whole genome shotgun sequence genomic region harbors:
- the LOC105215282 gene encoding inhibitor of growth protein 3-like, whose protein sequence is MLSQRLQGAKEQEHPTTSSAAVSCLSAPLQPTKTTNTIATQYSYSSMYDNVLLTPPDLPSDEDEALCYNPNEPRYCICNQASYGAMIACDNKLCPYEWFHFQCVGVIRPPKGKWYCPLCKSTMQQRRGSARKRKISG, encoded by the coding sequence ATGTTGTCACAGCGATTACAGGGCGCGAAAGAGCAGGAGCACCCCACAACATCGTCAGCTGCAGTTAGCTGTCTCTCCGCGCCGCTGCAGCCGACGAAAACAACCAACACGATTGCCACACAATACTCCTACTCGAGTATGTACGACAATGTGCTGCTGACACCGCCAGATTTGCCTTCTGACGAAGACGAAGCGCTGTGCTATAATCCGAATGAGCCGCGCTACTGTATTTGTAATCAAGCCTCTTATGGCGCCATGATTGCTTGCGACAACAAGTTGTGTCCCTACGAATGGTTTCATTTTCAATGTGTGGGTGTCATACGACCGCCAAAGGGCAAATGGTATTGTCCGCTCTGTAAATCGACGATGCAACAGCGTAGAGGTTCGGCACGAAAGCGGAAAATTTCTGGGTAA
- the Cyp309a2_1 gene encoding probable cytochrome P450 309a2, producing MIDCLFFQIIIILHLILLPIYLYLTWNFNYWRKRGLHNALPLTILGSFPSIITRNRNLLYEIDRLYRRYKHRRRMVGIFFVRQPQILVVDMRLAHEILDANFGAFEVTSACSWMRHRRQNKLDKLAACSALWSTGERWKSNRNVACAALTQARLKHSHELWQASCRRLMQFVQRKCGGDMPEVFDTIELVKRFVADALCITIWGVDAGTLTRSKKPNLFLQMTERAVRQTRSLRCYSLLSAVMPSFWKLWPFRLVSKAVENYFVQFTNDALECHRELRNPSGMRDVLSYLYTQQHTDRLSDESLTGHCMAMLLDGFEEICSTMIYSIYYLARDIRVQSKLRAEVLQTRRREHCTELGFETLKSLSYLNHCVFETLRLSPTVKYCRRICSSANVIKLSKRKSVLVDEGTVLCIPVYSYHHDPVIFCEPNSFIPERFDNTAPKELMERRVFLPFGTGPRSCLGKDMSMLIVKAAIASLVSEFSIMTCSQTQHGCGGAVDSFLLNLNGKLMLEFNKL from the exons ATGATTGATTGCCTCTTCTTTCAAATAATCATTATCTTACATCTCATATTGCTGCCAATCTATTTGTATCTCACATGGAACTTTAATTACTGGCGTAAACGAGGACTACACAATGCATTGCCGCTAACTATATTGGGCTCGTTTCCCAGTATTATAACGAGAAATCGGAATCTGCTCTACGAAATCGATAGGCTTTATCG ACGCTACAAGCACCGCCGACGCATGGTCGGTATATTTTTTGTGCGTCAGCCGCAAATCTTGGTGGTGGACATGCGACTGGCGCACGAAATACTCGATGCGAACTTTGGGGCTTTCGAAGTGACATCGGCCTGCAGTTGGATGCGACACCGCAGGCAAAATAAATTAGACAAATTGGCGGCATGCAGCGCGCTGTGGAGCACCGGCGAACGTTGGAAGAGCAATCGCAATGTGGCATGTGCGGCTTTGACGCAAGCACGG CTGAAGCACTCACATGAATTGTGGCAAGCAAGTTGCAGGCGTTTAATGCAATTCGTGCAACGTAAATGTGGCGGCGATATGCCAGAAGTGTTCGATACCATTGAA CTTGTTAAGCGTTTTGTTGCCGACGCGCTTTGTATCACCATTTGGGGTGTGGACGCTGGCACGCTGACGCGCTCGAAAAAACCGAATCTGTTTCTACAAATGACCGAACGCGCGGTGCGGCAAACGCGCAGTTTGCGCTGCTACTCGCTGCTCTCAGCCGTAATGCCGTCATTTTGGAAACTTTGGCCATTTCGTCTGGTCTCCAAGGCGGTCGAAAATTATTTCGTGCAATTCACCAACGATGCGCTGGAGTGCCACCGAGAGCTGCGTAATCCCAGTGGCATGCGTGATGTGCTCAGCTATTTGTACACGCAGCAGCACACGGACCGACTGAGTGACGAATCTCTGACGGGACATTGCATGGCTATGTTGTTGGATGGCTTCGAGGAGATTTGCAGTACTATGATATACAGCATTTACTAT CTGGCAAGAGATATACGCGTGCAGTCAAAATTACGCGCCGAAGTTTTGCAAACGCGGCGACGTGAGCATTGCACAGAACTCGGCTTTGAAACGCTCAAATCGCTCAGTTATCTCAATCATTGCGTGTTCG AAACACTTCGCCTGAGCCCCACAGTAAAATATTGTCGCCGCATTTGCAGCAGCGCCAATGTGATCAAACTCTCCAAGCGCAAGTCGGTGCTAGTGGATGAGGGCACAGTACTCTGTATACCTGTCTATTCATATCATCATGATCCCGTTATATTTTGCGAGCCTAATTCATTTATACCCGAACGTTTCGACAATACTGCGCCGAAAGAGTTGATGGAACGACGCGTCTTTCTGCCATTCGGCACTGGACCCAGAAGTTGTTTGG GTAAAGATATGTCCATGTTAATTGTTAAGGCGGCTATCGCTTCTTTGGTATCAGAGTTTAGTATAATGACCTGTTCGCAAACTCAACATGGCTGCGGTGGTGCAGTAGACTCATTTCTACTTAATTTGAATGGAAAACTGATGCTGGAGTTTAACAAATTGTAA